Proteins encoded together in one Deltaproteobacteria bacterium GWC2_65_14 window:
- a CDS encoding fructose-bisphosphate aldolase (catalyzes the reversible formation of fructose 1,6-bisphosphate from glycerone phosphate and D-glyceraldehyde 3-phosphate) has translation MIGKRIRLERIVDRNTRRTVIVPMDHGMTVGPIPGLVQIPPMANLVAEGGANAAVVHRGAAMFGHRGYGKDLGLILHLSASTSLSPDSNAKVPVATVEDALQMGADAVSIHVNLGAEDEARMLRDFGEISSACQRWGMPLLAMIYTRGPRIPNEYDVRYVRHAARVGAEMGADIVKVPYTGSPETFREVVEGCASPVVIAGGEKMGSDEEVLRMVQAAIQVGGAGASIGRNVFQHKSPVLMTRAIVAVVHEGATIREALGILGKKGK, from the coding sequence ATGATCGGGAAGCGGATCCGCCTGGAGCGGATCGTCGACCGGAACACCCGCAGGACCGTCATCGTCCCGATGGACCACGGGATGACGGTGGGGCCGATCCCCGGCCTGGTGCAGATCCCGCCCATGGCGAATCTGGTCGCGGAGGGAGGGGCCAACGCCGCCGTCGTGCACCGCGGGGCCGCCATGTTCGGCCACCGCGGCTACGGGAAGGACCTCGGGCTGATCCTGCACCTCTCCGCCAGCACCAGCCTCTCTCCGGATTCGAACGCCAAGGTCCCTGTCGCCACCGTCGAGGACGCCCTCCAGATGGGGGCCGACGCCGTGTCGATCCATGTGAACCTCGGGGCGGAGGACGAGGCCCGGATGCTCCGGGACTTCGGGGAGATCTCCAGCGCCTGCCAGCGGTGGGGAATGCCGCTGCTGGCGATGATCTACACGCGGGGGCCCAGGATCCCGAACGAATACGACGTCCGGTATGTCCGCCACGCGGCCCGCGTGGGCGCCGAAATGGGGGCCGACATCGTGAAGGTCCCCTACACGGGAAGCCCCGAGACCTTCCGCGAGGTCGTCGAGGGTTGCGCCTCCCCCGTAGTGATCGCGGGGGGGGAGAAGATGGGGAGCGACGAGGAGGTCCTCCGCATGGTCCAGGCGGCGATCCAGGTGGGGGGCGCCGGGGCCTCCATCGGCCGGAACGTCTTCCAGCACAAGTCGCCGGTCCTCATGACCCGGGCGATCGTGGCGGTCGTCCACGAGGGAGCCACGATCCGGGAGGCGCTCGGGATCCTCGGGAAGAAGGGGAAATGA